From a single Sphingobium lignivorans genomic region:
- a CDS encoding fumarylacetoacetate hydrolase family protein, whose amino-acid sequence MSIEINATHDPARRSWVESAYAPDTDFPIQNLPFGLFRTGDHVRGGVAIGDRIVDLAALLDTGLLSGAAAGAAQAAAGPDLAPLLACAPSAVSALRAELSELLREGGAADRAVMEPLLVPMASAELLLPLKPTAFTDFCTSLDHIKRMAQGAAPLAAMALPVAYNGRASSVMVSGTPVMRPSGQFAAAPGSSDIRFAPEPMLDFELEFGVWLREGNSLGQPIGMADAERALFGCCLVNDWSARGIQFFESILGPHLGKSFATTISPWIVTMEALAPFRLAARGRDAGEPDVPAYLLDPADRSHGAIDIELIAELAGQRIVRTNLKELFWTLAQMVAHQASNGAPLERGDLVATGTVSGAAEEARACLAEITFRGGDTITLPDGSSRTWLEDGDTLTLRGKAQAPGYVPIGFGDCSGTIVPAMAAVRATA is encoded by the coding sequence ATGAGCATTGAGATCAACGCCACGCACGATCCGGCGCGCCGCAGCTGGGTCGAGAGCGCCTATGCACCGGACACGGATTTTCCGATCCAGAACCTGCCTTTCGGCCTCTTCCGTACCGGCGATCATGTCCGCGGCGGCGTCGCGATCGGGGATCGCATCGTCGATCTGGCCGCCTTGCTGGATACCGGCCTGCTGAGTGGGGCGGCGGCCGGGGCTGCGCAGGCAGCGGCGGGGCCGGATCTGGCGCCGCTGCTGGCCTGCGCGCCGAGCGCCGTGAGTGCCCTGCGCGCCGAATTGTCCGAGCTGCTGCGCGAAGGCGGCGCGGCGGATCGCGCCGTGATGGAGCCGTTGCTGGTGCCGATGGCCTCGGCAGAGCTGCTGCTGCCGCTCAAGCCCACCGCCTTCACGGATTTCTGCACGTCGCTCGATCATATCAAGCGCATGGCCCAGGGCGCCGCGCCGCTCGCCGCCATGGCGCTGCCGGTCGCTTATAATGGCCGCGCGAGCTCGGTGATGGTCAGCGGGACGCCCGTGATGCGCCCGAGCGGCCAGTTCGCTGCGGCGCCGGGTAGCAGCGACATTCGCTTCGCTCCCGAGCCGATGCTCGATTTCGAGCTGGAGTTCGGCGTGTGGCTGCGCGAGGGCAATTCGCTTGGCCAGCCGATCGGCATGGCGGACGCGGAGCGCGCCCTGTTCGGCTGCTGCCTCGTCAACGACTGGTCGGCGCGCGGCATCCAGTTCTTCGAGTCCATCCTCGGCCCGCATCTGGGCAAGAGCTTCGCCACCACGATCAGCCCGTGGATCGTGACGATGGAAGCGCTCGCGCCCTTCCGCCTCGCCGCGCGCGGGCGGGACGCGGGCGAGCCGGACGTACCCGCCTATCTCCTCGATCCCGCGGACCGCAGCCATGGCGCCATCGACATCGAGCTGATCGCCGAACTCGCGGGCCAGCGGATCGTGCGCACGAACCTCAAGGAGCTGTTCTGGACGCTGGCGCAGATGGTCGCGCATCAGGCCTCCAACGGCGCGCCGCTGGAGCGGGGCGATCTCGTCGCGACCGGCACTGTCTCCGGCGCGGCGGAAGAGGCGAGGGCCTGCCTTGCCGAGATCACCTTCCGGGGCGGCGACACCATCACGCTGCCGGACGGATCGAGCCGCACATGGCTGGAGGACGGCGACACGCTCACCCTGCGCGGCAAGGCGCAGGCGCCGGGCTATGTGCCCATCGGCTTCGGCGATTGCAGCGGCACCATCGTGCCTGCGATGGCTGCGGTGAGGGCAACGGCATGA
- a CDS encoding alpha/beta fold hydrolase, with protein MIDKVRKMMIAAAAAGALAGGVQAQPVRAIPADQPVRNVVLVHGAFVDGSGWRGVYEDLTARGYRVSIVQNPLTSLEDDVAATDRVLSGLSGPAILVGHSWGGTVITEAGVHPNVAGLVYLSALAPDAGENTAGQYEGYPAASQFVIDIGADGFGVVRPDRFQSGFAADLADADAAFLRDSQVPIRMSAFETRLKNAAWRSRPSWAIIATEDRAFGEGMLSGMARRIGATIVEIPGSHAAFITQPAAVADVIDDAARSLSQTTNRNK; from the coding sequence ATGATCGACAAGGTTCGCAAAATGATGATCGCGGCCGCCGCAGCGGGCGCTCTCGCCGGTGGCGTGCAGGCGCAGCCCGTGCGGGCGATCCCCGCCGACCAGCCCGTTCGCAATGTCGTGCTCGTGCATGGCGCGTTCGTCGACGGGTCCGGCTGGCGCGGCGTTTACGAGGACCTGACAGCGCGAGGCTATCGCGTCAGCATCGTGCAGAACCCGCTCACCTCGCTGGAGGACGATGTCGCGGCGACCGATCGGGTTCTCTCCGGGCTGAGCGGCCCGGCCATTCTGGTCGGTCACAGCTGGGGCGGGACGGTCATCACCGAAGCCGGCGTGCATCCCAATGTCGCCGGGCTCGTCTATCTGTCCGCGCTGGCGCCCGACGCGGGCGAGAATACCGCCGGCCAGTATGAAGGCTATCCGGCCGCGTCGCAGTTCGTCATCGATATCGGCGCCGATGGATTTGGCGTCGTGCGTCCCGATCGCTTCCAGTCCGGCTTCGCCGCCGATCTCGCCGATGCGGACGCCGCGTTTCTGCGGGATTCGCAGGTCCCCATCCGCATGTCCGCCTTCGAGACCCGCCTGAAGAATGCCGCCTGGCGTTCCAGGCCGAGCTGGGCGATCATCGCGACAGAGGATCGCGCGTTCGGGGAAGGCATGCTGTCCGGCATGGCGCGGCGCATCGGGGCGACGATTGTCGAGATACCCGGGAGCCACGCCGCTTTCATCACCCAGCCGGCAGCGGTCGCCGACGTGATCGACGACGCAGCGCGCAGCCTCTCGCAAACGACAAACCGCAACAAATGA
- a CDS encoding MBL fold metallo-hydrolase has protein sequence MANWPFTQGIHDIGNGLYGYVQPDGTWGWSNAGLIASGGETLLVDTLMSVPLTREMLDQFKARVPEAAKIDRLVNTHANPDHFFGNGLVADAEIIGTVEAKKEMAGFNPRALAALRDNYQNMGDAGAFLYETMGRKFDFSGVDDVTLPNRTFEKHLTLTVGDKQVELTDLGPAHTDSDTIVWVPEDRVVFTGDLLFNEGHPIMWAGPVENWIAACKHIIDLDPQVVVPGHGPITERTAVAAMKGYFEYVRDEARARFDAGMGFDEAARDINMQEYRGWSDPERIVANVFSLYRQWGAQFTPEQQRDLFGAMGRYHKELAAHHEACDHEH, from the coding sequence ATGGCAAACTGGCCGTTCACGCAAGGCATCCATGATATCGGCAATGGCCTCTATGGCTATGTCCAGCCGGACGGCACCTGGGGCTGGTCGAATGCCGGGCTGATCGCCAGCGGCGGCGAGACGCTGCTGGTCGATACGCTGATGAGCGTGCCGCTCACGCGCGAGATGCTGGACCAGTTCAAGGCCCGTGTGCCCGAGGCAGCGAAGATCGACCGGCTGGTCAACACCCATGCCAATCCCGACCATTTCTTCGGCAACGGCCTGGTTGCAGATGCCGAGATCATCGGCACCGTCGAAGCGAAGAAGGAGATGGCCGGGTTCAATCCCAGGGCGCTGGCCGCGCTGCGCGACAATTACCAGAATATGGGCGATGCGGGCGCGTTCCTGTACGAGACGATGGGCCGCAAGTTCGACTTTTCCGGCGTCGACGACGTCACGCTGCCCAACCGCACCTTCGAGAAGCATCTGACGCTCACCGTGGGGGACAAGCAGGTCGAGCTCACCGATCTCGGCCCGGCACACACCGATTCCGACACGATCGTCTGGGTGCCGGAGGACCGCGTGGTGTTCACCGGCGACCTGCTGTTCAACGAGGGCCATCCGATCATGTGGGCGGGGCCGGTCGAGAACTGGATCGCCGCCTGCAAGCACATCATCGACCTCGATCCGCAGGTGGTCGTGCCCGGCCACGGGCCCATCACCGAGAGGACAGCCGTCGCCGCCATGAAGGGCTATTTCGAATATGTCCGGGACGAGGCGCGCGCCCGCTTCGATGCCGGCATGGGATTCGACGAGGCCGCGCGGGACATCAACATGCAGGAATATCGGGGCTGGAGCGATCCCGAGCGGATCGTCGCCAATGTCTTCTCCCTTTACCGCCAGTGGGGTGCGCAGTTCACGCCCGAGCAGCAGCGCGACCTGTTCGGCGCGATGGGCCGCTACCACAAGGAACTGGCCGCCCATCACGAGGCTTGCGACCATGAGCATTGA
- a CDS encoding MFS transporter has product MAERPEALGAPVRGAGYTLFLLFLANFLNVADRALLGIVVDPVKADLALSDTQMSIVSGTAFVLFNLLVGIFIARWVDHGHRKRILILGIALWSGATALTGLATGFWTLGLTRVLVGVGEATAFPVAISMISDLFSPARRPRSISIFQASTFVGLVVGSILAGVLAAAHGWRAMFVICGLSGFLLVALMMASMREPERVREPAGEAAQEGNLLRAIGHLVRLPGFVALSLGMAFAGMAVSVLPTWAPAFLLRSHGVPLAAVGALIGPAVGLGGITGTIAAGMLASHLVRKRGADVHGLLVPMIAIPLAAPFYLVFISAQSLTLAMSSAAVMNFLLSSAVGPCIAVAVGIAPTRMRAVSSTLMLLALGIIGGAVAPLVVGWVSDVLAPQYQNDSLRYALATMAPTPLVAGALIWLASARIRARAPSLP; this is encoded by the coding sequence ATGGCTGAGAGACCGGAGGCGCTCGGCGCGCCTGTGCGCGGCGCGGGGTACACGCTTTTCCTGCTGTTCCTCGCGAACTTCCTGAACGTTGCCGATCGCGCCCTGCTCGGCATCGTCGTCGATCCGGTGAAGGCGGACCTGGCGCTCAGCGACACGCAGATGAGCATCGTCTCGGGCACGGCCTTCGTGCTGTTCAACCTGCTCGTCGGCATCTTCATCGCGCGCTGGGTCGATCACGGCCATCGCAAGCGCATCCTGATCCTGGGCATCGCGCTCTGGTCGGGCGCGACCGCGCTGACCGGGCTCGCGACGGGCTTCTGGACGCTGGGCCTGACGCGCGTCCTCGTCGGTGTGGGCGAGGCGACGGCCTTCCCGGTGGCGATCTCGATGATCTCGGACCTGTTCTCCCCGGCGCGCCGACCGCGTTCGATCTCGATCTTTCAGGCAAGCACGTTCGTCGGCCTTGTCGTCGGCTCCATTCTCGCGGGCGTGCTGGCCGCGGCGCATGGCTGGCGTGCCATGTTCGTGATCTGCGGCCTCTCCGGCTTCCTGCTGGTGGCGCTCATGATGGCGAGCATGCGCGAGCCCGAGCGGGTGCGGGAACCGGCGGGCGAAGCGGCACAGGAAGGCAATCTCCTGCGGGCCATCGGCCATCTGGTCCGGCTGCCCGGCTTCGTTGCGCTGTCGCTCGGCATGGCGTTTGCGGGCATGGCGGTTTCGGTGCTGCCGACCTGGGCGCCGGCCTTCCTGCTGCGCAGCCATGGCGTGCCACTGGCGGCCGTCGGCGCGCTCATCGGCCCGGCCGTGGGGCTGGGCGGGATCACCGGGACGATTGCCGCGGGCATGCTCGCCAGCCACCTCGTGCGCAAGCGCGGCGCTGACGTGCACGGACTGCTCGTGCCGATGATCGCGATCCCGCTCGCCGCGCCTTTCTACCTCGTCTTCATTTCCGCGCAGTCGCTGACGCTCGCCATGTCCTCCGCCGCCGTCATGAACTTCCTGCTGTCGAGTGCCGTGGGGCCATGCATCGCCGTGGCGGTCGGCATCGCGCCCACGCGCATGCGCGCGGTGTCCTCCACGCTCATGCTGCTCGCGCTGGGCATCATCGGGGGTGCGGTGGCGCCGCTGGTCGTGGGCTGGGTGAGCGATGTGCTCGCGCCGCAGTATCAGAACGACTCGCTGCGCTATGCGCTCGCGACCATGGCGCCGACGCCGCTCGTCGCAGGCGCCCTGATCTGGCTCGCGTCCGCCCGCATCCGGGCGCGCGCGCCCTCACTTCCTTGA
- a CDS encoding MarR family winged helix-turn-helix transcriptional regulator, whose product MTKSDDLPEPELAAKLPDFLCFAVYSANLAFHRAYKPLFDELGLTYPQYATLIALNEEGDQTVSQLGEKLFLESSTLTPMLKRLEASGYVTRRRDTQDERQVRVNLTPQGKAMFEKAFCGRETVLEATGLEPEPYVRLQNDLIRLRDNLLAAAASRK is encoded by the coding sequence TTGACGAAGAGCGATGACCTGCCCGAGCCCGAACTGGCCGCGAAGCTGCCAGATTTCCTCTGTTTTGCGGTCTATTCAGCCAATCTCGCCTTTCACCGGGCCTACAAGCCGCTGTTCGACGAACTCGGGCTGACCTACCCGCAATATGCGACCCTGATCGCGCTCAACGAGGAAGGCGACCAGACCGTGAGCCAGCTCGGCGAGAAGCTGTTCCTCGAGTCGAGCACCCTGACGCCGATGCTCAAGCGCCTCGAGGCCTCCGGCTATGTGACGCGCCGCCGTGACACGCAGGACGAGCGGCAGGTCCGCGTGAACCTCACCCCGCAGGGCAAGGCGATGTTCGAGAAGGCATTTTGCGGCCGGGAGACCGTGCTGGAAGCGACGGGGCTCGAACCGGAGCCCTATGTCCGCCTGCAGAACGACCTGATCAGGTTGCGGGACAATCTGCTGGCGGCGGCTGCCTCAAGGAAGTGA
- a CDS encoding TetR/AcrR family transcriptional regulator has product MTRISKRKRGQGRPADAVGKEAVLSKATELLQDLPPARVTTSLIAREAGVDPALIRYYFGDREKLLLEVVKQLIADAPTEKATLAAPLARLEHTIRHAAHFTRSTKHVHRLMVDELADAKSPEVRKLQGEMNMGAVERLAQMMAQDGGTELRSVNPLFLHLTLVGLFDFFVSAQPVVRNLVPDDTDMDALGVAFEDFVVDLLLNGLRKRED; this is encoded by the coding sequence ATGACGAGGATTTCGAAGAGAAAGCGCGGCCAGGGCCGGCCGGCGGACGCGGTGGGCAAGGAGGCGGTGCTGAGCAAGGCCACCGAGCTGCTGCAGGACCTGCCCCCGGCGCGCGTGACGACCTCGTTGATCGCGCGGGAGGCAGGCGTCGATCCGGCCCTGATCCGTTACTATTTCGGCGACCGGGAAAAGCTGCTGCTCGAAGTGGTGAAGCAGCTCATCGCCGACGCGCCGACCGAGAAAGCGACGCTGGCCGCCCCCCTCGCCCGGCTGGAGCACACCATTCGCCACGCCGCGCACTTCACGCGGTCCACCAAGCATGTCCACCGCCTGATGGTCGATGAACTGGCGGATGCGAAGTCGCCGGAAGTGCGCAAGCTGCAGGGCGAGATGAACATGGGCGCGGTCGAGCGTCTCGCCCAGATGATGGCACAGGATGGCGGCACGGAGCTGCGGTCGGTCAATCCCCTGTTCCTTCACCTCACGCTGGTCGGCCTGTTCGACTTCTTCGTTTCCGCGCAGCCGGTGGTGCGCAATCTCGTGCCGGACGATACCGACATGGACGCGCTCGGCGTCGCGTTCGAGGACTTCGTCGTCGACCTGCTCCTCAACGGCCTGCGCAAGCGCGAGGACTGA
- a CDS encoding amidohydrolase family protein, whose translation MTITTCGDRKPIPVEARGKHLVVDIHCHLGIPAADAVVQAKHPGPPPGINDFTSAKSTEVNRAQFATMGRTLNTLDQRLEDMDRLGIDVQALSPSPGQYFYYADPEVGRDAARIVNDGMAAAVAQHPDRFVGMGTVPLQNVEMAVAEMTRCVRELDLRGIEISSNVNGKDFHAEEFRPFFAAAEELGILLFIHPLGFTHAQRMSEYYFNNLIGNPLESTLAVGHLIFGGVLDRYPGLKICVAHGGGYIPGYWGRMDHGWRARADCSEHCAHPPSSYLRKLWLDTLVFDQDELDSLVRTHGADRLCLGTDYPFDMSEPDPVGFHARLDEAAKAKILGLNAAELLGLRMER comes from the coding sequence ATGACGATCACCACCTGCGGCGATCGCAAGCCCATCCCGGTCGAAGCGCGCGGCAAGCATCTTGTCGTCGACATCCATTGCCATCTGGGCATCCCCGCCGCCGATGCGGTCGTGCAGGCGAAGCATCCCGGGCCGCCGCCGGGCATCAACGATTTCACCAGCGCCAAGTCGACCGAGGTCAATCGCGCCCAGTTCGCCACGATGGGGCGGACGCTCAACACGCTCGACCAGCGCCTGGAAGACATGGACCGGCTTGGCATCGACGTGCAGGCGCTTTCGCCGAGCCCCGGGCAATATTTCTATTACGCCGATCCCGAGGTGGGCCGTGATGCAGCCCGGATCGTCAATGACGGCATGGCGGCGGCCGTGGCGCAGCATCCCGACCGGTTCGTCGGCATGGGTACCGTGCCGCTCCAGAATGTCGAAATGGCCGTCGCCGAGATGACCCGCTGCGTGCGCGAGCTCGACCTGCGCGGCATCGAGATCAGCTCGAACGTCAATGGCAAGGATTTTCATGCCGAAGAGTTCCGCCCCTTCTTCGCGGCGGCCGAGGAACTGGGCATCCTGCTCTTCATCCATCCGCTCGGCTTCACCCATGCGCAGCGGATGAGCGAATATTATTTCAACAATCTCATCGGCAATCCGCTCGAATCCACGCTCGCCGTCGGCCATCTGATCTTCGGCGGCGTCCTGGATCGCTATCCTGGCCTGAAGATCTGCGTGGCGCACGGTGGGGGCTATATCCCCGGCTATTGGGGCCGCATGGACCATGGCTGGCGCGCCCGCGCCGATTGCTCCGAGCATTGCGCGCATCCGCCGTCGAGCTATCTGCGCAAGCTCTGGCTGGACACGCTGGTGTTCGACCAGGACGAGCTGGACAGCCTCGTACGCACGCATGGCGCGGACCGGCTCTGCCTCGGCACCGATTATCCGTTCGACATGTCGGAGCCCGATCCCGTCGGCTTCCATGCGCGACTGGACGAGGCGGCGAAGGCGAAGATCCTCGGCCTCAACGCGGCCGAACTGCTCGGGCTCAGGATGGAGCGCTGA